The following proteins are co-located in the Kineosporia sp. NBRC 101731 genome:
- a CDS encoding ATP-binding protein produces MTSVSQASQETQRQAGLVVIVSGPPGSGKTTLATLLARQLRLPLFSRDTIKESLFDTLGWSDRQRSRELGVASVAVLFALLADTLRAGASCVTESNFRPEYANADFATLLTDTGARAIQVQCTTQGEVLLQRFVQRAAGTKRHPGHRDEGNLQEFRAELLAGRYEPLDVPGPVLIWDTTDFDAVSADDLGEQIAALITSHAPPS; encoded by the coding sequence ATGACGTCGGTATCCCAGGCATCTCAGGAGACGCAGCGTCAAGCTGGGCTCGTCGTCATTGTGTCCGGTCCGCCGGGGAGCGGAAAGACCACTCTGGCAACACTGCTCGCGCGGCAGCTGCGGTTACCGTTGTTCTCGCGTGACACGATCAAAGAGTCCCTGTTTGACACCTTGGGCTGGTCGGATCGCCAACGATCCAGGGAACTCGGCGTCGCATCGGTCGCTGTCCTGTTCGCCCTGCTGGCGGACACATTGCGCGCAGGAGCATCATGCGTGACGGAGTCAAACTTCCGTCCTGAGTATGCCAACGCCGACTTCGCCACGCTGCTGACCGACACCGGAGCCCGGGCGATCCAGGTTCAGTGCACCACCCAGGGCGAGGTCTTGCTTCAACGTTTCGTCCAGCGAGCGGCCGGGACCAAACGGCACCCTGGCCACCGCGACGAGGGCAATCTGCAGGAGTTCCGCGCCGAGTTGCTCGCCGGACGCTACGAGCCGCTCGATGTCCCCGGGCCGGTGCTGATCTGGGACACCACTGACTTCGACGCCGTTTCTGCGGACGACCTGGGCGAGCAGATCGCGGCTCTGATCACCTCCCATGCGCCGCCATCGTGA